The following nucleotide sequence is from Podospora bellae-mahoneyi strain CBS 112042 chromosome 1 map unlocalized CBS112042p_1, whole genome shotgun sequence.
AAGACCCCTCTCGTGTCCTCGCCCATGGACACCGTCACCGAGCACGAGATGGCCATCCACATGGCCCTTCAGGGTGGTCTCGGTGTCATCCACCACAACTGCTCTCCCCAGGCCCAGGCCGACTTTGTCCGCAAGGTTAAGCGCTATGAGAACGGTTTTATCCTCGACCCCGTTGTCATCAGCCGTGAGACCACCGTCGGCGAGGCCAAGGCCCTCAAGGAGAAGTGGGGATTCGGTGGTTTCCCCGTCACAGGTTAGTTTTTTTTGCTCTCCCCAACTCTCCCTGCCACATGATTACAAACCTTACTTTCGTTCCACCAAATCGACCTATGTGTCATGAGGACTCAATATCACTGAAAATTATGATCGTGGCACCATCCTATCACTTTCTAAGCTCTGCAGCTCGTCAAGGATTGCACGCTAACCAACTGTGAATACAGAGTCCGGCAAGCTCGGTTCCAAGCTTTTGGGTATCGTCACCAACCGTGACATCCAGTTCGAAGATGATTTTGAGAAGCCCATCTCCGAGGTCATGGTGACCGATCTCATCACAGCCCACGACGGTGTTGACCTCCTCGAGGCCAACAAGATCCTTGCTGCTtccaagaagggcaagctTCCAATCGTTGATTCCGATGGAAACCTCGTTTCAATGATTTCCCGCTCCGATTTGACTAAGAACCTCCACTTCCCCCTCGCTTCCAAGGCTGCCGACTCCAAGCAGCTCATctgcgccgccgccatcggTACCCGTCCCGAGGACAAGGCCCGTCTTGCCGGCCTTGTTGAGGCTGGCCTCGACATTGTCATCCTGGACTCGTCTCAGGGTAACTCGATGTACCAGATCGAGATGATCAAGTGGATCAAGAACGAGTACCCTGACCTCGAGGTCATTGGTGGCAACGTTGTCACCCGTGAgcaggctgctgctctcaTCGCCGCCGGTGTCGACGGTCTCCGTATTGGTATGGGCTCCGGCTCTGCCTGCATCACCCAGGAGGTCATGGCCGTCGGTCGTCCCCAGGCTACCTCCGTCTACAATGTTGCTGCTTTCGCCGCCAGATTCGGTGTTCCCTGCATTGCCGACGGTGGTGTCCAGAATGTTGGCCATATTGTCAAGGGCATTGCCCTTGGTGCCTCCACCGTCATGATGGGCGGTCTCCTTGCTGGTACCACCGAGTCTCCCGGTACTTCCTTCGTCTCACGCGAGGGTAAGCTCGTCAAGGCCTACCGCGGCATGGGTTCCATCGACGCTATGCAGGACAagaaggctggtggtggtggcaaggaCAGCCAGAAGAGCAATGCTGGCACTGCCCGCTACTTCTCCGAGGGCGACTCCGTCCTTGTTGCTCAGGGTGTCTCTGGTGCCGTTGCCCACCGTGGCTCCGTCAGCAAGTTCGTCCCCTACCTCGCTGCCGGTCTTAAGCACTCCCTCCAGGACATGGGCATGACCAGCGTCGAGGAGCTCCACAAGCAGGTCGAGGCCGGCATTGTCCGCTTCGAGATTCGCACCCCCAGCGCTCAGCTCGAGGGCGGTGTGAACATGGAGTCCTATGAGAAGAAGCTCTATGCTTAAATGACAAAATCTTTTATGGAGAAATGATGATACCAGGCGGACAAGAAATTGGGAATGGGATAGGAGGGAAGTGTTGGTTGGGATTCAAAACGGCGTTTAcgtgggaaagggaaaaaaaatgGGTGCATTGATGACGGACACGATTCCTCTCGTAATATTGAGGATCGGTCGAGTGGAGAGCGGGAGTGTGGTTGCTCCTTTTTTTCT
It contains:
- the IMD1 gene encoding inosine-5'-monophosphate dehydrogenase (BUSCO:EOG09261T6U; EggNog:ENOG503NVXY; COG:F), with translation MSSDQVLDWRKAEEVLNEYKSRDGLSVHELMDAKAHGGLTYNDFLVLPGYIGFPASAVTLDSKITKKITLKTPLVSSPMDTVTEHEMAIHMALQGGLGVIHHNCSPQAQADFVRKVKRYENGFILDPVVISRETTVGEAKALKEKWGFGGFPVTESGKLGSKLLGIVTNRDIQFEDDFEKPISEVMVTDLITAHDGVDLLEANKILAASKKGKLPIVDSDGNLVSMISRSDLTKNLHFPLASKAADSKQLICAAAIGTRPEDKARLAGLVEAGLDIVILDSSQGNSMYQIEMIKWIKNEYPDLEVIGGNVVTREQAAALIAAGVDGLRIGMGSGSACITQEVMAVGRPQATSVYNVAAFAARFGVPCIADGGVQNVGHIVKGIALGASTVMMGGLLAGTTESPGTSFVSREGKLVKAYRGMGSIDAMQDKKAGGGGKDSQKSNAGTARYFSEGDSVLVAQGVSGAVAHRGSVSKFVPYLAAGLKHSLQDMGMTSVEELHKQVEAGIVRFEIRTPSAQLEGGVNMESYEKKLYA